The Bacteroidota bacterium genome includes the window CGGCTGATCCCTCCGGACAAGTATTCCTTCGTTAAAAAACGGCTAACAAAGTGCAGCTCTCACAATTTATCCCGCACCTTTTGTTCGGGACATAAACCAAGCGGGTCTTACGAAAGCATTCGGCACAGGCTGTACTTGGCGGTTCATTAGATAAAAGAAAAAAATAATTGTGTTTTTGTTCCTTTAACTGGATACTTTTCGGTTAAGATATCCAATAAGCCAGGCTATGTTATTTCACCACAACACTCTCCATCAGAATTTGTACCGCCTCCGGTCCTTTGTTACTTAGTAAATCAACAACACTTAAATTTGGAATAAAGTCAAATCGCTCACTAAACACTTGTTGATATTCAATGGTTTTTAAACTATTATCACTTTTATTGAGTTTCTTTTTAGGATGAATACTATTTCTTAAATCATCAAACTCTCCCCTACTAACATCTGTTTCGGAAAGCAATTTAATTTTAGTATCCAACTCAAGAATTTCTATCAAATTCAAAATTATTTCAATATTTAGGTCAATTAAAAAATTCTTTTTTCTGTTAAAATATTTTTCAAAATCATTCATGTAAAAAAGGAAAAACGGTGATTTGTTATATGCGGAAATGATTGAATTCCAATGGTCTTTTTGCCAATTTATCCCATAATCAATCTGCACATCTTTAAGTTTCATTTTTGTTTTATCTTTTTTTACAGGCACAATTAGCGACAAAACTTTGTTGGCACCTAAAATTTTCATTCTATTTCTGTAACTTTGCTTTTCAAAAAGACTTAAATCATCAATAATAATTTCATTGTAATTAAAAACTTTTGAGAAATATTGTATATTTGGGAAATAATGTGGTTCTATCAATAAAGCTTTCATACAAAAAATGGCAAATAATGTGAAAAATACAAAGTTGAATAAAGGGTTAAATTTAAAATTATTATTAATTTTTCTTGTATTGCTTTGGCTTTTTCCTCTTGTGTCAAAATCAATTGTTCTTCATCTTAATTATAGTGTTTTTAAAAAAGACGATAAATCAGGCTATGTTGAATTGTATTTTAAAATTCCTGTTTCTACAATTTCTCTAACAGAAAATGAAAACGCAAAATTTCAAGCTTCTTTGTCTGTTGAAATTTCGTTTTTACAAAATAATAAAATTGTTTTAACTGATTTTTATAATTTGTTAAGCCCTGAACTTATGGGTAATAAAAATACAAATCTTGCTTTACTTGAATTAAAAAGATACGTTTTGCCTTATGGAAACTATTCATTACAAATCAATATTTCCGACAATAATGAGGAAGGTAATCAAACCAATTTTAATTCAGAAATAGCTGTTTCTTTTCCTCACAAAAACATTGATTTTTCTACCATTGAACTTGCTGACACAATATATCAATATAGTGAAACAAATGAATTTTCACGAAACGGAAAAAAGGTAATTCCAAATGTAACAAACTTCTATTACGTCAATAAAAATTCCCTACAATTTTATGTTGAATTTTACAATGCAAAAGATTTTATTGACAGCAAAATTCTTTATGCAAAATATTATTTAATAAAAGATTCGGCAGTTTTGTATTCTACTGCTAATTTAACAAAACAATTAACACTTGATTTGAATTATATAAATGGAACAATACAAATAAAAGATTTATCACTCGGGCAATATCAATTAGTTGTAGAAATTCTAAATACCAAAAATCAAAAAATTGCCACAAAAACATCTTCTTTTTCAATTATTGAAAAAAGCAAAAAAGACTATACTCTCGAAATAGATAAAATAAAGTTTTTCAAAAAATTACTATCCTCATATACTTATCCCGAACTCAAAAACAATATTGATTACCTCTATTTTATTTCTACCAGAAAAGAACTACAAACCGCAGTATATCTTGAAAAACATGAAGACAGTGCTTCGTCTGTTAATTTTTTATACAAATTTTGGATAGTAAGAGATTCCATTGATCCGGCAAGAGCTTGGTTGACACATTTGAAAAAATCAAACACTGCCAACGAAATATTCGGAACTCAATTACGAAAAGGATATCTTACCGACAGAGGAAGAGTGTTTATGGAATACGGTAAACCAAATCACATTATTGAATCGAAAGATGCATCAATTGCCTACCCTTACCAAATTTGGCAATACTATCACCTTTCAAAAACACAACAAAATAAAAAGTTTGTATTTTTTAATCGCACAGGAGCATTAGATGAATTTGAATTACTACATTCTGATGCAACGGGAGAACCCAAAAACGAGAATTGGAAACAAGTAATAAATAAATTCAACCACAACAATAATTTCAAGGATAACATTTGGGGAGATTATCTTGAAGATGATTTTAATTGGTAGAAAGNNNNNNNNNNNNNNNNNNNNNNNNNNNNNNNNNNNNNNNNNNNNNNNNNNNNNNNNNNNNNNNNNNNNNNNNNNNNNNNNNNNNNNNNNNNNNNNNNNNNTCTGATGCAACGGGAGAACCCAAAAACGAGAATTGGAAACAAGTAATAAATAAATTCAACCACAACAATAATTTCAAGGATAACATTTGGGGAGATTATCTTGAAGATGATTTTAATTGGTAGAAAGGAATTGTGAGTTAATGGGAATACAGTTATTTTTTGAAAAATTTTTTTTCTTAATCATAATGGAATCTGCATTTTGCAATGTGTATTTCATTATCCTTTACCCTGTAAATAAGTCTATGTTCTCCGTCAATCCTGCGTAAAAAAAATCCTTTATATTTATGTTTTAAAGGTTCAGGTTTACCAATTCCTGAGAATGAATCCCTTGAAATATCTTTTAGTAAATCGTTAATTCTTTTTAAGATTTTTTTATTGGTTTTTTGCCAATACAAATAATCTTCCCACGATTCATCTACAAATATATATTTCATGAATCAATGAGGTTTTTTCGAAATGATGATTTGCTTTTCAGTTTTTCAATTGCTGAATCAAGCCTTTTTTCATTTGATTTTGATGATAATTCATGCTGAGTTGAATTTAATGAATTATATTCATCTAATGAAATTATTACCACTCCTGAATTTTTACCACGATTTATAATCACGGTTTCAAAATTCTCTGAAACATTGTCCAGATATTTCTTGACGTTTTTTCTGAAATCTGAAATTGATGTTGTTAGCATATCTTTGTTTTTAAGTACGTATCAAAGTACAAATTTATGTACAAATAAGGTAAATCCCAAATAATTTTTAAAATAATATTGCAGGCAATTATCTTGAAAATGGTTTTTAATTGGTAAAAAGGAATTGTGATTAATGAGGGTGTAAGTTCTCTAAAGCAGTTAAAAACTCCACTAATTAGTGCCTATAAGAAAAACGTATATTTTTGACTGTTAGAATATTATGTGTATTCTGTCGCTTGAATCTAATGTCATAAAGTTACAAAACCCAATGACAGCTTGGCTAAATAACAATTGAATGACTTTTACATTCACATCCATTTTAAATTCAAAGCCCAAGTATAATGAATAATACAAAGTTTTCTTAGTGCCACTAATTAAAACACTAATCGAAAAGTCTCCTTAAATACTTCAAAATTCTTTTACTTTGCAGTAAAAACAATATTAAGTGAAAATACTTTTATACATACTTCTTTATTTTATTGCAATAATACCCTTTCCTTTTGTTTATCTTTTTTCTGAATTAATATCCTTTTTTGTAAACAAAATTTTTAAATATCGAAAATCTGTTATTTTAGAAAATTTAAAAACATCATTTCCTAAAAAATCCGAAAAAGAAATAAACAACATTAAAAATAAATTTTACAGACATTATTCAAAGGTATTAATAGAAACGATAAAATTACTTGTTGTTGGCAAACGTACATTGGATCGAAAAATAAAATTTGAAAATGATAAAGCGTTCAAATATCTTTTAAATGAAAAAAAAGGTGCAATTATTCTTTCCGGTCATCTCGGGAACTTTGAAATGGGAGGTCAACATTTTGTAACACAATTAAAACTTCCGATTTATACATCTTATAAAAAAATTTCATCCGATGCATGGGAAAATATTATGATGATACAGCGTTCAAGATTTGGTTCTAAAATGGTTCAAAACAAACAAGTTGTCAGAACAATTTTTAAAAATGTAAATAAAGGATTATATGTTGTGTTTTTAAATGATCAATCGCCCACCTACGGTGATGATGTTTACTGGACAAAGTTTTTTAACAAAGAAACAATGTTTTTTGCTGCTCCTGAAAAAATTGCCAAAAAATTTGATCTGCCTGTTTATTTTCTTGATATGTGGAGAGAGAAATATGGAAAATATAAAATTAAAGCAGAACTAATTTCTGACAATCCTAAAAAAACCGCTGAAAATGAAATTACTGAAAGGTATGTTCGAAAACTTGAGCAAGCAATAAAAAGACATCCTGAAGCGTGGTTGTGGTCGCACAAAAGATGGAAAAGGAACAAAGAAGATTATTTAAAAGTCAGAGCTAAAGAAAAATCAAAAAAGAAATAATAATTTTGCACTTTTGACAAAACCCAAATTAACAAAATGAACAACACTGAAAATCCATTAGTTAGCGTATTAGTTTTGAACTACAACGGGAAAAAATTCCTTGATGATTGTTTTCAAACTGTACTAAATGCATCCTATCCGAATTTTGAAACAATAATGATTGACAACCTTTCTACTGATGACAGTGTTGAATACACAAAAAAGAATTATCCGCAAGTAGAAATTTTTCAAAATGGGGTAAACGGTGGTTTTAGCCTTGCTTACAACAATGCTTTTAAAATTGCAAAAGGAAAATATTTTGTTATCCTCAACAATGATGTAAAAGTAGAAAAAGATTGGCTTGAACCACTTGTTAAAGAAGCTGAAAAAGATTCTGAAATTGGAGCCTTGCAACCAAAACTCGTTTCAATGATTGAGCCTGAGAAATTTGAATATGCCGGTGCTTCAGGAGGATTTCTCGACAAATACGGATATCCTTTTGTAAGAGGTCGTGTGTTTGATACTGTTGAAAACGACAACAAACAATACGATGACACAACACAAGTTTTTTGGACTACTGGGGCAGCAATGTTTGTTCGTGCAGAAACCCTTAAAAAAAGTGGCAACCTTGATGTTGATTTTGTTCATCACATGGAGGAAATTGATCTTTGCTATAGAATAAATCTTACAGGCTACAAACTAAAAGTTGTTCCTGACTCATTAGTTTATCACTATGGAGGAGGGATTATTTCTTACGATAGCTACAAAAAATTGTACTGGAACCATAGGAATTCTGTTTTTATGCTTTTAAAAAATCTTGAAACAAAGCATCTTTTTTCAATACTTATTGCCCGTTTTTTCCTTGATTTGATGACAGTAGGTTGGTCCTTGGTACAATTAAATTTTAAAAGATTCGCTGCATTAATTCATGCGTATTTTTGGCTTTTGCTACACCCGAAAATGATTCTTAAAAAAAGGAAAGAAGTAAAAAACCTTAGAACTGTAAACGATAAAGAAATTTTTAAATTGATGTATCCCAGAAGTATAGCACTTCAATATTTTCTTAAAAAGAAGAAAACATTTACAGAGTTGATGAATGTTGTAAAATAGGGGAAATTATTCGCGTATTCACAGCAGAAAAAAATAAGCAATTATACTAACTTTAAAAAAGATATATCCTAGAAATCTCCCATAGAACATAAATAATATATAATGCTATTAAAATAATTCCTGCTTTATGTCCTATTTTCCAATTTTGTAATGAAAGTAAAATGTAAACGGTAATAACTGAGCCAAGTAAAAGGATTATTGACCTAACCATATTTTCATTCTCAACTGCAATTTCACCCTTTTGTAGAGTAAAAAATATCAACCAAGGAAGACCTAATCCAAAAAGAATATCAAAAATATTAGAGCCAATTGCATTGCTAATAGCCATTCCTCCTCGCCCTTGTTTAGCAACAATTATGGAAGACATCATATCAGGAACGGATGTTCCAATTGCAAGAACTATTAAGGCAATAAAAACCTCAGGAATATTAAATATTTCGGAAATACCTATGGCACCTTCTACTAAGACCCAACATAAGGCACCAATAACTGCTATTGACATAAAAAATACCCAATAATAATATTTTTGTGAAGGGAAAAATCTATCCAAAATATAATCAAGAGGTTTTAATGTTTTTTGCCAACGGTGAATAAAGGATTTATTACCATTAGAGACCTTTTGTTCTGTGGTAATTTCTTTATAAGGAAAAACTTTCACCCATTTAATAACCATAAACACATAAAAAGCATAAAACACTACAAAGAAAGTAGCTTCATAAATTGTAACTTTTCCATCTTGCAATACAAATAAAAGACTAATTATTGCAAAAGCATAAAAAATAAAATCTCTAACAACAGGTTGCCAATTAAGTACTGCTGTTTTTACAAGAGCAATGCTACCGGTAATTACAAGAATATTAAAAATTGCCGACCCTACAATTGTTCCCATTCCGATTTCTACATGCCCTCCGGGTTTTAATACTGCAATAAGTGCAACAAATAATTCGGGAGCACTTGAACCAACAGCCATCAATGTAGCTCCTGCCATGTCATTTGACATTTTTAAATCCTTTGCAATTTTATCAAGTGCAGGAATAAAATATTTATCACTTATACGTGCCAGCAAATAAAAAGATGCCAGCAATGCAAAAATATATACTACAACCATGGTTCAAAAATACATTAAAATTATTAAACAGAAACATTAAATTCTCGTAAAGCATCGTTTAGTGATGTTTTCAAATCTGTTGACGCTTTTCTTTTCCCAATTATCAAAGCACATTGAACTTGGAATTCACCTGCATTGAATTTTTTTGGATAGGAGCCTGGAATCACAACTGAACGAGAAGGAATTCTTGCTTTTATTTCTTTGGGTTCTTTACCCGTAACATCAATTATTTTTGTTGATTTGGTAATTACGACATTTGCTCCAATTACAGCTTCCTTTTCAATTAAAACACCTTCAACAATAATACTTCTTGAGCCAATAAAACAATTATCTTCAATAACAACAGCTGAAGCTTGAACGGGTTCTAAAACACCGCCAATTCCTACTCCGCCACTCAAATGAACATTTTCACCAATTTGAGCACAAGAACCTACTGTTGCCCAAGTGTCAACCATACTTCCTTTTCCAATGTAAGCTCCAATATTTACATAAGAAGGCATCATTATTACACCTTCTGAGATAAAAGCTCCATAACGAGAAACAGCATGAGGTACAACACGAATTCCCTTTTTATCATAATCTTTTTTTAAATCAATTTTGTCATAAAACTCAAGCTCACCACTTTTCATCTTTTTCATTTCCTGAATAGGAAAATATAAAATTACAGCTTTTTTTATCCATTCATTCACTTTCCATTTCTGTCCGTCTTTTTCTGCAACTCTAATTTTTCCTTTATCAAGGAGTTCTATAACATCTCTAATTGCTTGCTTATTACCTTCACTTTTTAGCAATTCTCTTTTATCCCAACAAAGTTCAATTATCTTTTTAAGACCTGAAATATCCATTTGGTTTTGATTTTAAATTT containing:
- a CDS encoding glycosyltransferase family 2 protein, translating into MNNTENPLVSVLVLNYNGKKFLDDCFQTVLNASYPNFETIMIDNLSTDDSVEYTKKNYPQVEIFQNGVNGGFSLAYNNAFKIAKGKYFVILNNDVKVEKDWLEPLVKEAEKDSEIGALQPKLVSMIEPEKFEYAGASGGFLDKYGYPFVRGRVFDTVENDNKQYDDTTQVFWTTGAAMFVRAETLKKSGNLDVDFVHHMEEIDLCYRINLTGYKLKVVPDSLVYHYGGGIISYDSYKKLYWNHRNSVFMLLKNLETKHLFSILIARFFLDLMTVGWSLVQLNFKRFAALIHAYFWLLLHPKMILKKRKEVKNLRTVNDKEIFKLMYPRSIALQYFLKKKKTFTELMNVVK
- a CDS encoding type II toxin-antitoxin system prevent-host-death family antitoxin, coding for MLTTSISDFRKNVKKYLDNVSENFETVIINRGKNSGVVIISLDEYNSLNSTQHELSSKSNEKRLDSAIEKLKSKSSFRKNLIDS
- a CDS encoding GWxTD domain-containing protein, which translates into the protein MANNVKNTKLNKGLNLKLLLIFLVLLWLFPLVSKSIVLHLNYSVFKKDDKSGYVELYFKIPVSTISLTENENAKFQASLSVEISFLQNNKIVLTDFYNLLSPELMGNKNTNLALLELKRYVLPYGNYSLQINISDNNEEGNQTNFNSEIAVSFPHKNIDFSTIELADTIYQYSETNEFSRNGKKVIPNVTNFYYVNKNSLQFYVEFYNAKDFIDSKILYAKYYLIKDSAVLYSTANLTKQLTLDLNYINGTIQIKDLSLGQYQLVVEILNTKNQKIATKTSSFSIIEKSKKDYTLEIDKIKFFKKLLSSYTYPELKNNIDYLYFISTRKELQTAVYLEKHEDSASSVNFLYKFWIVRDSIDPARAWLTHLKKSNTANEIFGTQLRKGYLTDRGRVFMEYGKPNHIIESKDASIAYPYQIWQYYHLSKTQQNKKFVFFNRTGALDEFELLHSDATGEPKNENWKQVINKFNHNNNFKDNIWGDYLEDDFNW
- a CDS encoding 2,3,4,5-tetrahydropyridine-2,6-dicarboxylate N-succinyltransferase; the encoded protein is MSGLKKIIELCWDKRELLKSEGNKQAIRDVIELLDKGKIRVAEKDGQKWKVNEWIKKAVILYFPIQEMKKMKSGELEFYDKIDLKKDYDKKGIRVVPHAVSRYGAFISEGVIMMPSYVNIGAYIGKGSMVDTWATVGSCAQIGENVHLSGGVGIGGVLEPVQASAVVIEDNCFIGSRSIIVEGVLIEKEAVIGANVVITKSTKIIDVTGKEPKEIKARIPSRSVVIPGSYPKKFNAGEFQVQCALIIGKRKASTDLKTSLNDALREFNVSV
- a CDS encoding Txe/YoeB family addiction module toxin is translated as MKYIFVDESWEDYLYWQKTNKKILKRINDLLKDISRDSFSGIGKPEPLKHKYKGFFLRRIDGEHRLIYRVKDNEIHIAKCRFHYD
- a CDS encoding calcium/sodium antiporter; translation: MVVVYIFALLASFYLLARISDKYFIPALDKIAKDLKMSNDMAGATLMAVGSSAPELFVALIAVLKPGGHVEIGMGTIVGSAIFNILVITGSIALVKTAVLNWQPVVRDFIFYAFAIISLLFVLQDGKVTIYEATFFVVFYAFYVFMVIKWVKVFPYKEITTEQKVSNGNKSFIHRWQKTLKPLDYILDRFFPSQKYYYWVFFMSIAVIGALCWVLVEGAIGISEIFNIPEVFIALIVLAIGTSVPDMMSSIIVAKQGRGGMAISNAIGSNIFDILFGLGLPWLIFFTLQKGEIAVENENMVRSIILLLGSVITVYILLSLQNWKIGHKAGIILIALYIIYVLWEISRIYLF
- a CDS encoding lysophospholipid acyltransferase family protein, which codes for MKILLYILLYFIAIIPFPFVYLFSELISFFVNKIFKYRKSVILENLKTSFPKKSEKEINNIKNKFYRHYSKVLIETIKLLVVGKRTLDRKIKFENDKAFKYLLNEKKGAIILSGHLGNFEMGGQHFVTQLKLPIYTSYKKISSDAWENIMMIQRSRFGSKMVQNKQVVRTIFKNVNKGLYVVFLNDQSPTYGDDVYWTKFFNKETMFFAAPEKIAKKFDLPVYFLDMWREKYGKYKIKAELISDNPKKTAENEITERYVRKLEQAIKRHPEAWLWSHKRWKRNKEDYLKVRAKEKSKKK
- a CDS encoding WbqC family protein — its product is MKALLIEPHYFPNIQYFSKVFNYNEIIIDDLSLFEKQSYRNRMKILGANKVLSLIVPVKKDKTKMKLKDVQIDYGINWQKDHWNSIISAYNKSPFFLFYMNDFEKYFNRKKNFLIDLNIEIILNLIEILELDTKIKLLSETDVSRGEFDDLRNSIHPKKKLNKSDNSLKTIEYQQVFSERFDFIPNLSVVDLLSNKGPEAVQILMESVVVK